From the Onychostoma macrolepis isolate SWU-2019 chromosome 13, ASM1243209v1, whole genome shotgun sequence genome, the window ACACTTACTTGTTCTTTGAGTAGCAGAGCCATGCGGTCGCACATTTGATTGCCGTCAATGGATGTGAGAGCGATGTAGAGGAAGAGCCCATAGAGCACAGGCTTAGGAATCCACTGCAGGGGCACCGGCAGCAGAAACAAGCTCACACCTATCAGGATGTTAGCCACGAGCGAGGTCACCCGCGTCTCCTTCACACTCACTATactacacacacgcacacgtacacacacagaGGGTCATTTAAAACCAAGCACAGAGTGCCAATAGCTACTAGAATGACGTTTGTGCTTCACAGATTGATTGCGAGTGTAATTGTTTGTGGTGTGTGCTCACGTCTCGTAGAGGTGTCCTCCCTCCACCCTTTCCTCCACGATGGCTAGCTGTCTGACGTGTAGAGTGGAGTGTGGGAACGCTGCATGCATCCACGGCAAGCCCAGCACAGAcatcaaaatattaatcaaGCCAGACAGAGTCAGGTCCCAGTGATACGCCGTGCCCTTCAGTAACCtgtggcacacacacacagtcacgaCTCAACAGTGTTCAACAGCGATGCCCTACCAAGACCAATGCACAATCTGACCAAGTGTCCTATTCAGGTTTAAAGCGTCCAGTTTCTAGCGATGTTTAATATGCAGCTAGGTAGAGCAGGACCAATGAGCTTTCACTGTGAATTGGGCTTCACGTTGTCATGCAATAACCTactgttcaaacgtttggggtctgtaccttttttttaattgattcaaATTAATAATGCTATTTGGCAAGGATgcaactgatcaaaagtgacagcaaagacatttataaaatcaaaaaagattgatttttaataaatgctgttcttttacaATTTATGTTCATCAAagtatgattatttttttattttgtttttttgtgagcaccaaatcagcagaTTAGAATGATTATATGATCACATTATATGATCAAAGTTAGGGGGTCAAATTAAACACTTCCCTTCCATTTTAAGTTTTCCTTCACCAACTTGCTTAGCCTTCATTATGGTAATGAtaatttgcataaatattaacCATGTTGTGTTGCTCATTTGTTGCTCTTTGAAAATAAATGGGCAGCTTGTCGCTTTATCACATTGTGCCTGGTTAGGTTCAtgtttagttcattttaatctGTAGTTTTCTGTAATGAAGCCACTTGTATGAGTGGGATAGGATCTCAAAACACAAGTTTAGCTGAAACTAATTTGAAAAGACATGAACCTGTTTTCGGGTGCATTGGTGAGAGAAACGACGATGTTCTGGTCGATGAAGATGAGGAGAAACAGGAGGAAGCCCAGACCCATTGCACTCAGAACACTCGCTCCACTCAGCTTATCCAGCGGGGCTATTTGAAACACCGGACCTTCATGGAAGTTAAACACCGGCACTGGAAGAGAGCAAATAACAGAGTGAACCTCAGATCACAACCCATTGCAGACCCTCTGACACAAACCAGGCCCTCCAGCATAGTGTGATTAAATCTACAGCAAACACTCATCAATGATTTTCCTCACGGATTATTTCTTGCAATCACAAACGTCACTTTATAATACTGAAAAAGCGATTTCTATTGGGGGGAAAAGTTGCAGCAAAAAAGGGCCCTTTGTCTTAACAGTAAGCCTGTCAGGAAGCACATTTGTAGTAGAACAAATCTAAAAATTACCACATTTAATTGAAATCCTACATTTATCACAActtatgatatttttatagaaaaagtAACAATAGCACAATTATAAAGAGTACTTACATACATCTACAGGAAAAAGAAATGAGGTACACATTAATATGTTCATAGGAAGGTATGTTACTGTGTCAGCATAtcatttgtttttgcttttttttttacctattaATTTATCATAGAGTAAgttaattacaaaaatacaacccaatgtttattttttcccaCATAAAGTGTGAAGTAGCCCtgaatttacattatttagaAGAAAACATTGGGCAggatatgaaataaaatacaaataaatttgggGACTATATATAGCACACAACACTACAGCAAAGTTTTGGACTGTTTGGCCATTTCTTGCAAAAGCAGGCCTTTTTTGAGAGGTTGTGATTTGATTTGATCTAATTTGGAATATGAGCCTCTTGACTGCAGCAGTGGAGCGCTGAGTGAACGTTTAAAGAGCCTGAGGTAAGAAGTAAAATCTCACTCTGATAACCAAGTTCAACTCCCACACCAAACTGATGACAGAGGAGTTGGAGGAATAATGTAGTGATAGTCGGAGTGAGTGGCTTTGCTGTAATGTGCTGGCAGTAAGAGAGGGAGAGTACAGGcagtgtgtgtgcgagtgtgtgtttgtgtgaatgtctaAGGGTTGGTAGGGGCGCACATTTTGGCAAGCCTTCCTGGACACAAACTGAGCCAAAATTTAACTGATTCTCAGTACGAAATCTTTTCTGCTATTTGCATGTAATTTCAAAATTGCTGCTTAAATGCTGCATTTTGACATATTGAAGATAATCCCCcaatatgattaaaaaatttacataGTAAAGCAGTTTTATCATTATGAGTGTTTTGATTTTTCTCTGCTTAAATTATACCATAAATGAGCTCAcattttttatcttgttttaaatactattatcatgattaaaacaaaaaactgaataATACTGAATGACTAATACGAAGTGAAATAATATaatgaatacaaaaataacaatgtaaattatgaagaatgtttcatgtcaaataaaaaaataacaatagcaaaaaacaacattaataagtaataatgataaaaatatctaatataatctaactaatataaaaaataacactactAACAAAACACtaatcataaatattaatacaatgagaaaaaataataaaacacaaaaatgtaaaatgagaatttaaataatataatataattcaaataaaatagatCTAATTAATAGTaagaaatgcaaagaaaaactaataaataatactaactAATGCCAGAAAAGGTTCAAAATAGTTTCTGGAAGgttaaaacaaagattttttttttttttttggagtgacATTATTGTACTTGCCAAATGTTTTGGATATAAATGACCAATCatcaaatgaaaaattgaaGAGCTGTAATGTTTGCACATGTATATGTtagtgtctctgtgtgtgcaACATGAACACATATAGTGACTCACAGGCAATGTCGTTGAAGACGTATGATCCCACATAAGAGAAGACAAGCACTGAGATAGGCAGAGCACAGTCGGACAGAATCTCTCTCATCTTCACATGCAGAAACGGACTGCCAGGAGAAATGAAAGATGGGGGTGTCAAAACAGTCTTCTATCACTCTTTAAAATCcccatcagtgtgtgtgtgtgtgtgtgtgtgtgtgagacagggAGAGCTCCTCACCTCCTCCTGAACTGGTACAGTGTGTACCCCACCCACAGTGTGCCTAGCATGAGGAGCACAAAGAGAAGAGGCCGTGCCCGCGTGCACAGAATGAAGGATTCTGGGAGGGTCACGGGCCCTGTCTCTGTCAGGTTCAGTTCCCCTAAATGTAAACTTCCACTGATGCGATTCAGCTCTGCCGCACTCCCATTGGCCAAAGTGGGAGCATGATAGTACTCATGAAAGACTGTAAAAGAGATATCAACATAAGGTCACAATTTATATACTGAATGTACAGTACACAGTATGTCAAAAATCAGAGTTTACTATATGCATtgtgtaaatgtttttcaaTCATCAATATGAACAACTTTCAaagcataacatttttttttctgtgccaCGTCTTAAATTATTTCAAGTATTGATGGAAAAACACAATTGGCTCAAGTAAAATTATTGATACAGTTGCCAAACATTGTGAGGATCACTattaaaaatactttcaaactactaaatttcataaattaaaaaaaaacaaaaaaaattaaatatcagttatttgttttattattattttattttctctttctaaGATAAACAATCTTTTCCATTGtactgattaaaaaatacagtatatatatactgtaagtcTAAAATTCATGTTTACCGCATGTAATGTGTAGAAGTATTGAAAGTGACAGACTTTTAAAgtgtaacatttttattgaagAATTGGTTTGAACAATCATGATTATTGATGGAATTTTGTAGAATCTTGTTTACTGCAAATAGCATCAACCAATGCAACAATTGCATTTTTGGCAATGCAACAATTCATATAACTGGCAAATGtaatggtttctacaaaaaaatgtttttatttatttataattgtaataatacaaaatattaattattattattattattattattttcaactgTACTGGTAAGACTGCTTATAAAGTACAGTCTAAAACCATCTTTTATGTTTGTTGTGTGTAAACGTTTTGAAGTCGTCAGCATGAGTGGCTTCCAAAGCGTAACATTTTTCCTGCGCCACATCTTTATTGAATAATTGGTTTAAACGATCACGATTATTGGCGGAATTTTTGTGGAATCTTGTTTACTGCCAATAACATCAACCATTGCTTTCTGCTGATAACACATGCGCATTGTTTCGGTTCATGCACATTTTTGGGATGTCTTTCTTGAACGGCCTGTTTCACATCACAGCAGAGCATTTCAAAGGAAGTGGGGTCAGGACTCTAATTTGGCCATTGTGAAGTGCTGAATTTCTTTTGTTTGAAGCGTTCTGTTGTTGATTTACTcctgtgttttggatcattgtcatgTTGAATGACCCAACTTCTTTTGAGTTTCAGATCACAAACAGACGCTCTGACATTCTGCTCCTGATATAACTAAGAATTCGTTGTTCCCTCAGTGACTCCAAGCCGTCCAGGCCCTGAGGCAGCAAAACAGCCCCATATCATTACACTCGCCCCACAATCCTTCACAGCCGCAATGATGTTTTGGCAATGGTATGGAgagttttgtgttattttaggtatatggaaaaaatttaaattaatagtcTGTCTTGGGGTGGGGGATGATTCAGAACACCTCATGTCTGATCTTGCCTCATAACCAACTCTCACAAGTGCAAATGACACCACTATCATAATGCATTATGTTGGCCACTACtaaaaaaaagcaatttgttttgtttaaatgattaattttatattaacacgtttaatcatttaatttaagttttaattgttattattattttttccatcaTTACCATCATTACCGTTTTTAACAGAacagttatttttctttatgtGTCTATTGGAATATGTGACCTTATTGCATATGTGGCAATTTAAAAAGCAATTCAAAAATAATCACATTATCTTACTTTAATTTTGTGGTGCATTACTGATTAAATAGGTTAGTAATTAACcatttgtacagtatatatttatttattagctaCATCTCTGGTTCAGTGTCACTTCTTTAGAGGTGCAATGATTTTTCCTTGAAACTGGTACAGTATTTGTAGCACGGCAGTTTTTAGGGAAcgcttgtttttattttacaggcAAGTGACacttgttttctatttattgAAGCTGTTTCAGCACACATCAGACTGGCTTCATCTTCTAGAAAACACAGCAATGGTGCTGAACTGATGGTGCTAATCTGCCTGACTGGAGGCATAAATCTTCCGAAATCCTTTGCAAACATTGAGTTTTATGAGTTCTTCTTTTGAGGTTTCCTGAAGTCCCTTTTGATCAGTCTAGATTGCTCTTGAGCACAATTGTTTGCTGAGGAGCAACTAACATGCTGCTTTCCATTCAGGATGGCAGGTCAAACCCACAGCTGAGTccaattacctttttttcaaAAGGTCATTATAGTAGAGGTTATCTTGATTGTTTAACACATTTGTCCAATAAAGACACGGCACTGCAAAATGGTTTGTGTCTGTGGTTCTAAATAAGGCCAGTCACAAGGGGAATCTGTCACCTAAAAATATTATTCAGCAACTGTAAGGTTTTAAGTATTTGAAACATTAGCCCCTTTGACACAGCAATACCAgtaaattgctgtaaaatgaaCAGAACGACTTTACCggtaaatacaaaaatgcactgttgtacaaatgtacaaatgtacaatgtaaaaacatgtatctacacaataagtgcattgtatcaaatgattaatttaaatgcaagtacatagaagttaaggccacctaataaaAAAGTGGGACCAATTGATCAATATTATCAGTAAAGAAATGTAcattattacaaaagatttttatttaaaataaatgttcttcttttgaactttctattcatcaaagaatcctgaaataaatgtatcatggtgtccaccaaaatattaaatggcataactgttttcaacagtgaTAAAATGTTTCTTGGAATCAGCAAATTGGCCatatgcatgtaaaattagagacgCAACAGTATATCTATTTTAACTGAAAGCACTGCCCTCTCTGCCACTCACTGAACAGAGCAGCCACAGAGGGAGAAGTGTGTGCACGCTGGGAAAGCAAGACCTCACGCTCGTGCGGCAGTACCGGCGAGtctcagaaactaaataaggtttTTCCAAGAAGTCGCTGGATTTGTCACTAGGCattttttggaagaaaaaaagagtCACTGGAGGGTCTCAAAAGTCACTAAATCTAGCGACAAAGCAGATAAcgactgctaaaaattcagctttgccatcacaggaataaattacatttaaaatgaaaatagaaaatagttaatGATGGTTCTATGCATCAATTCAGGATCTGATGAAGGCAGGTCTGAATGCAAGCTTGCAGTCGATTGTAAAAAATGATTGGATAAATGTGACAGCATCTTTCCATTATCACTAAACAGCCTCATGTGTTAAATGAGCTGTATCGTTTTTCCTGGGCAGCAACAATGAAAATCTTGATTTTACAGCGTAACAACTAGCCCAAGTCTCCCCAGTATTTCTTATTAAGATCAGACTGTAATCTAAGAATCATTCAGTTCAGAAATCCAGATTGTTTAAAGGGTTTggttgtgtatatacagtatgtgtgtatgtagcACTCACTCTTGACGGTGCCCTTAACTGCATCTGCTACAAAAGCAATGGAAATGAACAAAGCTATCACCTCCTCTATTGACCTGTGGGTcaaaaacaagaacaacaaaaacatatcAGTATTCAAGCAGTGGCATCTGCCAAATTATCTATAtttgtaggtgtgtgtgtgtgtgtgtgtgtgtgtgtgtactggtatgtATGGTtcatgaggacacaaatgtgtataataacatgggtactacaacgtgAACATGGTTTAtggtaaaacaaaaggcttaaaaaaaacatacaaaacggtgttttatgaaattcaaaaattgccagtagtttcctgtaaggggtagggttggtgtagggcaatagcacatacagtttgtacggtataaaaaccattacgcctatggagagtccccataaaccacaaatgacagactgtatgtgtgtgtgtgtgtgtgtgtgcgtctgacCTCTTGAAAAGCTTAACAAGCAGGCTAAGGTTGAAGACTCCTCCCATGATGAGGAAGAGGCTGTTCCATAGGCCAATACATGCATAAAATGCTGCAAAGTCCAGATCATAATCATCACAGATCCCCCTAATCACTGCAGCCACATAGAGACAAACACACAGAAGCAAAACACAACATCCAGATCATTAGGAGCGAACAAAAATGCAATCAACTCAAATCTCATAATGACACGGGATTATAACGCACAGTAAATGTCCATCGTTTGATGTTTAAAGAACTGCTCCCAAACATTTAAAGAATTCCTGCTGTTATTCCCATGAGAAACCACAAGACAAGATCTTTGATTGGGAAGGATCATTATTATAGATGGATGTGGCGGTTTTGTCCTCCTCTGTGCATTTTAATCCAAAtagaatttcattttaatacagCGAAACCATTTTTCAGGGCAACCCTCCCACTGGTAACAGTGTGTGACTGCAGCCGCAGGAATGAGCTTTAGGAGGAAATCTCCTCTCAGCCAGGGCAAACATCAAACTTCACCCAAACAAATGGCGGCCATATCGGACTCCCATCCTGCTGTTTGTGAGATTAAGAGTCTTGTTCCACCTCATCCTGTGGTTAGCAGAGCTCTCTAAACACTCAACGTCAAAGTATTCAACAAACAATGAGTGCTCATCTAAACACACCACAAAAACGAAGCACGGTTCAGGACCAGACTGCAAACGAGAGCCAAGGTATGCGTGTATGTGAACATGCATCTATTGTTGCACATGGAGGCATGTATGTACATACCGCTGATGAAAATAGCGATGGGCGCTGTGGTCAGTGGAATGACGAGAGGAGAGCCAGCACACAACGAGTAGATGATTCCACCTATACTCTGCCCAATGATCGTCTTCTGAACATCTAATCAAGGGAGAAAACAactcagtctgtgtgtgtgtgcgaaaaCACGGTGTGTGAAGAGCGTAtacgtgtctgtgtgtgagtaaTCACCAATCTCGCCCCGAGTGCTCTCGTCGTTGAGTGAGCCAAAAGCAATGGCGGGAAGCAGCACAGCGATGTAGAGGAAGATGGACGTCGTCATGAACTTGACCAGGGCTTTGTTATTACCCACTaatcctgaaacacacacatttatagaAAACGCACATAAATATTACAGCTGCCAAAGTGAAGTCCTGAGATTAACATGTTTAATGGCATGTAATGTCATATAATTAATCCACATTCTATGTATTTATAGCtgttaacatataaaataaacattattagagCTATATTCACTTATAgcataaaacaataaacaatctCAATCAGAGTGAAGCATAAAGTATATACActccatttaaaagtttggagttggtatgatttttttatgattttgaaagaagtcttatgcttaccaagactggatttatttgataaaaataatattgtgtaacattattacaatttaaaataactgttttctgttttaattttaaaatgtaatttattaacatcattgcttcagtgtcacacgatccttcagaaatcatttaattaaatgctgatttattgctcaagaaacatttatatttattatctatgttgaaaacagtttttcaacagttttttttatttttgtggaaacagttttttttttttcaagattctttgatgaagtGAAGAACATGTCTTCGCTGTCATTACTTTCTTATAATGTAACCTTGTAAAATAAAGTACTAATACcctaatataaaaaatactgcctccaaacttttgaatgttagtgtaaagaaattataattataaccagaaatgtatcatttatatataaatggaatgtgtatatatatatatatatatatatatatatatatatatatatatatatatatacagaatataTAACTGGAATATTTCactgcaaaacagaaaaatcatattaatcaccaaaatgaatcagactttttaatgcaataaGAGAAATAGAGAGGAGAGCTCAGAAGAGCATATCTGATTATTTCCTCAGACTGCTCAGCTGTACTGTACAGTATATCTCTGTGAGGAACATAAAGTGACATAAAACACAGAAATACAGCATTTTGTCATTCTGTTTGTTCCTGGTCCTGTTTGTTACTGGACAAGCTCTTGTGAAATCATCTGAACTACTGTCACATCTTTAAATATAGCTAAGGATGTTAATAAGACCATTGGAGGACCATATATCCTTTTTGAAAacgcaaaaaataaaacataataatttcCAGAACATCTGCAAAATTTGATCCTTTAcgttaaaaacatttgtaagtTTATGCTTGACACACCATCAGTGAAGTCAGACGGGTAGAGAGGCAGTCGGCGACACAGATCCTCATAGATTCCTCTGCCCACTCTGAAAAAATCTCTACACTACAcacatacagagagagagagagagagagagaggattactcacacacacatgtacatacATCTACATATATAAAagtcaaaacatttaaatacatttactgcAATACTGCAGCAGGAGAGGCACAGGattaaagcacacacacaccaattAAACATCATACACACCAAATCCTGCCGAATCAcagcaaatacacacacaaaagcacatacacactcacacaacaCTTTACACTGCAAGGGAAGAGATACTGTGTTAaagcagacaaacacacacagacacacacactctcttactTAAatcctcacacacagacacacacacagaagctCAGTGTAATCGCACTCACACAGGGCCCCCTGcacagcagagagagagacacaagATGAGAGAACACAGATTCTGCAGactagagagagagacagcccAGTGTTAGAACAGCATTAGTACAATGCAAGAGCATTACAACTACATCAGCAAAGCACAGTCAAGACACCTGTTACATTACTCTAAATATCCATTAATGTAGCATCAGAAAACATCTGACACGTGCATTTCAGAGAACTGCATTAGACTGGCTTaagaattttataaataaaaagccCCCATAAAATGTGTACACTTTTGTAATTGTGGATGTGTGTgagcatatatttttataattacatttttattatattttaaaaagctttttatcttttttttatttttttacttgtgTGTATTAGTGTTTTGGGCATCAGTATGAcactatatttttttcattaacacTATGCTTTAATTGTGAGTTTGCAGTCTGAATTGAATATGATGAGAAAGACCAGAATActacaaaataatacaaagtCAATAAATAGAAATCCTATCTTTGGATTGCATTCATTGGCTGCATATAAACTCAAATCTACAGCATAACCAATGTGTTTCATCTCACAACTTTGATAAACCAGTTATTTTAATGAACTGGTTAAAAAGACAAATTACTCAAATCAAAATCTTTCTAAGCAGATACTGAATTAATTTCTCACTTgatgtttaaaataactgttttctatttatatattcctgtgatagcaaagctgaattttcagcatcattactccagtcttcagtgtcacatgatccttcagaaatcattctaatatgcttcttaatattttttagagACTTCGATACTGATGAATAgacatttgaaatagaaaccttttgtaatattataaatatctttgcagtcaattttgattgatttaatgcatccttgctaaataaaagtattaatttctaaaaaaaaaaaaaaaaaaacatactgaccccaaacttaaaCTTTAAACAGTACTGTATAATTATTCTATTGTTCATTGGTAATTTATGTTTGATCaaaactttaatattaaaatgtattattaaatttataaattaaaataaataaatgatgtaaaATATCAATCATTTTTAGTTCATAATACCCAAtccattaactaatgttaacaatttGAACCTTATAgtataaaagaaacaaaaaaatactacaggatttttttaaacatgaagTTAGGACCAATTATGGTGAGGTTGGAAGCCCtggtgtgtatgtatgtgtgtctttGTCCCCAGACACAAATATAGAGTCTTGTTGAATTAATCAAATTTTAATAGGCTTTACAGGTCAGGATTTGGCAGCGGAGCAGTTTGTCCATCTCACATTAATGACCCACATTAGCCTCTTTTTGGCAGACAAGCTCGCTTTCTGTCAGTCAGAGAGAACCTTGTCTCAGGATATGTTTAAATAAGTCGTACAGCTTTAAGTGTTCATTACTGAGCCGCACTCATTCATCATGACAGCGTGTGTCTgatacagaaagagagagagaccttTCCTGGTGGTTTGCCAGAGATGAATAGCTTTTAGTGTGCACACGCGCAAGTGatcatgcacacatacacacacacacacacacacaaagtaatGATCCTCTCCACCTGGTTACCATTCCTCAGATGTGTGATGGAGTGAAAAacgcaaaaaaacaaaaacacaactatTTGGGCCTCCACTGTTGTCTTTACAGAGAAGAAAACAGAGGGCTTTTACAGGCGGCTAACCTCAGCCAGGGTGGTCTAATGCTCACATATGCCGAATCggactttgtgtgtgtgtgtgtgtgtgtgtcaaaccAGAGTAACAAACAAGATAAATTCTCATTAGCTGCTACATGCTCAGTAGAACTTAATCACTGGAGTGTAAGTCAAACAGCAAAAGGCGAAGGAAGAAAGAGAAAGCGACAGACAAGGACTGAAGAGAGAATAGAGGAAAACAATCGCATTAAAGCCATTAGAATTGAACCTTAAGCATCGACGCACACGCTGCGATGCGCACACACCTTCAGTGGTTTTTGACTGTGTGGGTCTGTCTCTTCGCCCTCCACAG encodes:
- the slc4a11 gene encoding sodium bicarbonate transporter-like protein 11 isoform X4, with product MKTDKDGKDMRGVTVNRFAEEAPSSGMAKNGYFYQEMEQREREEQEEGSEEREEGQDSPIPSGDDIHLYGNQTHQGGTESDVHGCVLLNTSRRYVKLMNFEEEVRAHRDLDGFLERASILLHEDEASLDDVLKTMLRHVSQDPHTAEPSCNFEEIMSSLFTDAGSQEVNVHLLSETLQCVTATATGIQYQQSWLCILCNVKNLQRRHVCISRLDRPQNWGENCAEVRYVILILAPSKMKSTKTAMELGRTFASMFSDISFRQKLLESKTQEEFKEALLIQRYHLTAAKRKTTAVEGEETDPHSQKPLKCRDFFRVGRGIYEDLCRRLPLYPSDFTDGLVGNNKALVKFMTTSIFLYIAVLLPAIAFGSLNDESTRGEIDVQKTIIGQSIGGIIYSLCAGSPLVIPLTTAPIAIFISVIRGICDDYDLDFAAFYACIGLWNSLFLIMGGVFNLSLLVKLFKRSIEEVIALFISIAFVADAVKGTVKIFHEYYHAPTLANGSAAELNRISGSLHLGELNLTETGPVTLPESFILCTRARPLLFVLLMLGTLWVGYTLYQFRRSPFLHVKMREILSDCALPISVLVFSYVGSYVFNDIALPVFNFHEGPVFQIAPLDKLSGASVLSAMGLGFLLFLLIFIDQNIVVSLTNAPENRLLKGTAYHWDLTLSGLINILMSVLGLPWMHAAFPHSTLHVRQLAIVEERVEGGHLYETIVSVKETRVTSLVANILIGVSLFLLPVPLQWIPKPVLYGLFLYIALTSIDGNQMCDRMALLLKEQTSYPPTHYIRKVPQRKIHYFTFLQMVQLLFLCAFGMYPLPYMKMIFPLLMFILIPIRNYLLPRIIEAKYLDIMDAQRM
- the slc4a11 gene encoding sodium bicarbonate transporter-like protein 11 isoform X1; translation: MKTDKDGKDMRGVTVNRFAEEAPSSGMAKNGYFYQEMEQREREEQEEGSEEREEGQDSPIPSGDDIHLYGNQTHQGGTESDVHGCVLLNTSRRYVKLMNFEEEVRAHRDLDGFLERASILLHEDEASLDDVLKTMLRHVSQDPHTAEPSCNFEEIMSSLFTDAGSQEVNVHLLSETLQCVTATATGIQYQQSWLCILCNVKNLQRRHVCISRLDRPQNWGENCAEVRYVILILAPSKMKSTKTAMELGRTFASMFSDISFRQKLLESKTQEEFKEALLIQRYHLTAAKRKTTAVEGEETDPHSQKPLKSAESVFSHLVSLSLLCRGPCCRDFFRVGRGIYEDLCRRLPLYPSDFTDGLVGNNKALVKFMTTSIFLYIAVLLPAIAFGSLNDESTRGEIDVQKTIIGQSIGGIIYSLCAGSPLVIPLTTAPIAIFISVIRGICDDYDLDFAAFYACIGLWNSLFLIMGGVFNLSLLVKLFKRSIEEVIALFISIAFVADAVKGTVKIFHEYYHAPTLANGSAAELNRISGSLHLGELNLTETGPVTLPESFILCTRARPLLFVLLMLGTLWVGYTLYQFRRSPFLHVKMREILSDCALPISVLVFSYVGSYVFNDIALPVFNFHEGPVFQIAPLDKLSGASVLSAMGLGFLLFLLIFIDQNIVVSLTNAPENRLLKGTAYHWDLTLSGLINILMSVLGLPWMHAAFPHSTLHVRQLAIVEERVEGGHLYETIVSVKETRVTSLVANILIGVSLFLLPVPLQWIPKPVLYGLFLYIALTSIDGNQMCDRMALLLKEQTSYPPTHYIRKVPQRKIHYFTFLQMVQLLFLCAFGMYPLPYMKMIFPLLMFILIPIRNYLLPRIIEAKYLDIMDAQRM
- the slc4a11 gene encoding sodium bicarbonate transporter-like protein 11 isoform X3 — protein: MKTDKDGKDMRGVTVNRFAEEQREREEQEEGSEEREEGQDSPIPSGDDIHLYGNQTHQGGTESDVHGCVLLNTSRRYVKLMNFEEEVRAHRDLDGFLERASILLHEDEASLDDVLKTMLRHVSQDPHTAEPSCNFEEIMSSLFTDAGSQEVNVHLLSETLQCVTATATGIQYQQSWLCILCNVKNLQRRHVCISRLDRPQNWGENCAEVRYVILILAPSKMKSTKTAMELGRTFASMFSDISFRQKLLESKTQEEFKEALLIQRYHLTAAKRKTTAVEGEETDPHSQKPLKSAESVFSHLVSLSLLCRGPCCRDFFRVGRGIYEDLCRRLPLYPSDFTDGLVGNNKALVKFMTTSIFLYIAVLLPAIAFGSLNDESTRGEIDVQKTIIGQSIGGIIYSLCAGSPLVIPLTTAPIAIFISVIRGICDDYDLDFAAFYACIGLWNSLFLIMGGVFNLSLLVKLFKRSIEEVIALFISIAFVADAVKGTVKIFHEYYHAPTLANGSAAELNRISGSLHLGELNLTETGPVTLPESFILCTRARPLLFVLLMLGTLWVGYTLYQFRRSPFLHVKMREILSDCALPISVLVFSYVGSYVFNDIALPVFNFHEGPVFQIAPLDKLSGASVLSAMGLGFLLFLLIFIDQNIVVSLTNAPENRLLKGTAYHWDLTLSGLINILMSVLGLPWMHAAFPHSTLHVRQLAIVEERVEGGHLYETIVSVKETRVTSLVANILIGVSLFLLPVPLQWIPKPVLYGLFLYIALTSIDGNQMCDRMALLLKEQTSYPPTHYIRKVPQRKIHYFTFLQMVQLLFLCAFGMYPLPYMKMIFPLLMFILIPIRNYLLPRIIEAKYLDIMDAQRM